From the genome of Tenericutes bacterium MZ-XQ:
GTCTTTCATTTACTATATGTCCCAAATCATTGATATTTGGATATTGTCTTTGAATTTCTTCTTTTAAATAAGCAAGAAACTCATCATGAACAGTCTCATCGACATAAATATAATCAGGTGCTATACATGTTTGACCTGCATTTAAAAACTTACCAAACACAATACGTCTTGCGGCTAGTTTTAAATCAGCATCTTTTAAGACAATCGTTGGACTTTTTCCGCCGAGTTCTAGAGTTACAGGGATTAAATGTTTACTTGCTTTTTGATATACTATTTTACCTACTTCAGTGCTGCCTGTAAAAAAGATATGATCAAATCTTAAATCTAATAATTCACTTGTCACATCTTTATCACCTGTCACAACTTTTATATATGCTTCATCAAAATACTCATCAAACATACTCAAGATCACTTGTTCTGTGTTTTTTGTATATTCACTTGGTTTAATGATCGCAGTATTACCTGCTGATATCGCACCAATCAAAGGTTCAATAACAAGCTGGAATGGATAATTGTAAGGACCAATGATTAATACACTTCCAAGCGGTTCATACATCTTATAAGATTTAGACCCAAACATAAAAATAGGTGTTCTTACCTTGGAAACTTTCATCCATTTTTTCAAACTTTTTAACGCAATTTTAATTGATTTATAAACAAATCCAATCTCAGTTGTATATGCTTCAATTGCTGATTTATGTAAATCTTTATATAAAGCATCAATGAGTTTATCTTCATACGCTTCAATTGCTTCTTTTAATCTTTGAAGTTGCTTCATTCGAAAATCATATTTTTTAGTCTCATCTGTTAAAAAATATGATTTTTGTTTTTTTAGTATATCTAGCATATCATCACCTCTTAAGTTAATTATATTATAACAAATATCTATAGGTTACTCGAAAAAAAAGAACCAGAGATTATCTGGTTCTAAATATCTAGATTGCACATTTCTCGTAAACACAGTCTGGATCACTACATTGTATACATCCTTGTTTTTTAACAAGAACGTCTCCGCATAAAGGACACAACTCTTTTTCAATCTTTTCAGGTGTATATCCTGATTGAGAAACAGAAATATGAGTTACATACTCTTTTACTTCGCCTTTCTTTTTATCAACCCATTTTTCCTCAACATGTAGATGAGGTGGGGTTGCAGGATTTAAATCTTTAGTATCTTCATTAACACCTGCTAAAATACCGATCTTCGCACAACGATCTCTAAAGACTGTAGCTCCTTTTAATCCTTTAGACCATGCGGTTGTATAAATGTTCATTACATCTTCAACTGTTGCATTATTATTCAAATTGAATGTAGATGAAATAGCTGTATCAACATATTTTTGAATGGTTGCTTGAACATTTGCACGATCTTCAAAATCAATATTTTGAGATGTAATTAAAGCCCATGCAGGTAGATCTTCTGGTTCGACATGCATTGCTTTTGCAAGTGCAAGCGGAGTCTTTTCCCAAACAGTGATTGTTTTTTCTTCTTCAAACATACTTACAATTCTTCTTGTATAGTTGATTTGGAAGAACGGCTCAACACCACCACTAACACCAAGAATATTAGATATTGAACCTGTAGGCGCGATACTTAATAATCTCGAGTTTCTCATACCATATTTTTTAACTAATTCGTCGGTATCTTTATCGATAGCAGTCTTGTAGAATGTTGAATTAGAAACTTTATCATAATCAAATCTTGGGAAAACACCTAATGCTTTGGCATTTAATGCACTCGCTTTAGTTGCTGTATTAATCATTCTTCTCATGAGTTTATCTAAAAACTCTAAGAAAGGTTTTGATCCATAAGGGAGTTTCATCGATAATGCTAAATCAGCTAATCCCATAACACCTAATCCGATTTCACGGTACTCAGTTACGTGTTTCCTTTGTTCAGGAAGTGCATGACGATCTCCGAGTAATGTTAACAACTCATCAAGTGCATAAATCATTTCACTAGTTACAAAGTCAAAACGATCGAAATCATAATACGCTTCATCAGTAAACGGATGTTTGACAAAAGCATTTAAGTTAATACTACCTAAATTACATGAACCATGTGCCATAAGTGGTTGTTCACCACATGGGTTAGTTGCAGTAAATCTTACATCATCATACTCACTCATGAAGTGATAATCATTCATATGATCGATAAACACAACACCAGGATCACCCATTGTGTGTGCAGCATAACCTACAAGTTTTAATAACTCTTTAGCATTTACTTTCTTTTCAATAATCTCATATGGTGTTTCAAACTTCATCACCCAATCTTTATTGTCTTTAGCTGCTTGCATAAAGTCATCTGTTAAAGCGATAGAAATATTTGCACCATTCACTTTACTTAAATCAAGTTTTGTAGTAATAAAGTCAATAATATCTGGGTGATCAATATTTAAAACTAACATTAATGCACCACGTCTAGCGTCTTGTTGTGTATTTAACGTTGTGTGTGAATATTTCTCTGCAAATACCATGACACCAGGTGTTGTATTACTACTATTATTAACCTTAGCACCTTTAGGACGAATATTTGATAAGTTCATCCCTTGTCCGCCACCATAACTATAAGTTCTAGCGATTTGGTAGTCGACTTTATAAATGCTTTCTAAGCTATCTTGTGGATCTTCTGTTACATAGCAATTTGAACCAGTAATGTTTCCATCTCTACCAATCGCATACAAATTACGACCACCAAAAATAGCTTCTTTTTTTCTTAGGATTTTTTCTAAAGATGACTTACCTAAGCTAATTCTTTTTAAGAATTCTTTTTTTCCTTCACCTTTAATTAAGTATTTTTGTAAGATTAAATCTTGTCTTTCGTCATTATCTGACCATGGGTTATCACGATCATGTTTTTGCTTTTCACGATATTTAATATATGCTCTAGCAGCTTCATACTGCTTAGACTGCATCAAAAAGTTTTCAACGTCATCTTGAATTTGTTCAATATTGACATCTTCATCTTTCTTATAACTCTTTGTGATTTTCTCAGCTTGCTTCTTGCAGTCTTCTAAAGAAAAGTTCGCACCTACCCCTTTATAGGCTTTAAACATTGCTAAAGCAATCTTGTTGAAATCAAAGAGTTCCTTTGCTCCATTACGTTTCACTACATACATACTTATCTACACCCCTTAATTTTCTATACTAGCATTGTATCATATTATGAACTAGTATGTGTATGATTTTTTGAATGAAAATACTTTC
Proteins encoded in this window:
- a CDS encoding aldehyde dehydrogenase; its protein translation is MLDILKKQKSYFLTDETKKYDFRMKQLQRLKEAIEAYEDKLIDALYKDLHKSAIEAYTTEIGFVYKSIKIALKSLKKWMKVSKVRTPIFMFGSKSYKMYEPLGSVLIIGPYNYPFQLVIEPLIGAISAGNTAIIKPSEYTKNTEQVILSMFDEYFDEAYIKVVTGDKDVTSELLDLRFDHIFFTGSTEVGKIVYQKASKHLIPVTLELGGKSPTIVLKDADLKLAARRIVFGKFLNAGQTCIAPDYIYVDETVHDEFLAYLKEEIQRQYPNINDLGHIVNERHHQRLKGLVDENKVVFEYENKDEGYFLSPVIMTNVTWDDKVMQEEIFGPILPIIKFKDTHTIIETLKTKEKPLALYLFTEDKKMMQEVFTKLSFGNGAINEALMQVANPNLPFGGVGHSGMARYHGVYSFKAFSHLKTFTKKTTFFDVKLAYPPYDKNKEKIIRKILKP
- a CDS encoding ribonucleoside-diphosphate reductase, adenosylcobalamin-dependent; translated protein: MYVVKRNGAKELFDFNKIALAMFKAYKGVGANFSLEDCKKQAEKITKSYKKDEDVNIEQIQDDVENFLMQSKQYEAARAYIKYREKQKHDRDNPWSDNDERQDLILQKYLIKGEGKKEFLKRISLGKSSLEKILRKKEAIFGGRNLYAIGRDGNITGSNCYVTEDPQDSLESIYKVDYQIARTYSYGGGQGMNLSNIRPKGAKVNNSSNTTPGVMVFAEKYSHTTLNTQQDARRGALMLVLNIDHPDIIDFITTKLDLSKVNGANISIALTDDFMQAAKDNKDWVMKFETPYEIIEKKVNAKELLKLVGYAAHTMGDPGVVFIDHMNDYHFMSEYDDVRFTATNPCGEQPLMAHGSCNLGSINLNAFVKHPFTDEAYYDFDRFDFVTSEMIYALDELLTLLGDRHALPEQRKHVTEYREIGLGVMGLADLALSMKLPYGSKPFLEFLDKLMRRMINTATKASALNAKALGVFPRFDYDKVSNSTFYKTAIDKDTDELVKKYGMRNSRLLSIAPTGSISNILGVSGGVEPFFQINYTRRIVSMFEEEKTITVWEKTPLALAKAMHVEPEDLPAWALITSQNIDFEDRANVQATIQKYVDTAISSTFNLNNNATVEDVMNIYTTAWSKGLKGATVFRDRCAKIGILAGVNEDTKDLNPATPPHLHVEEKWVDKKKGEVKEYVTHISVSQSGYTPEKIEKELCPLCGDVLVKKQGCIQCSDPDCVYEKCAI